From one Nocardioides scoriae genomic stretch:
- a CDS encoding SRPBCC family protein produces MQLRRTVQTDAPPERVFAYLADFTHTEEWDPGTVRTHRVSGDGGVGTTYANTSRFLGRETDLTYEVLRHEPDRVVQLRGRNKTVTALDTMEIAPHGSGSTVTYTADFEFSGVARYVAPLLRPALKKLGDEAEAGLRTHLGRL; encoded by the coding sequence ATGCAGCTGCGACGCACCGTGCAGACCGACGCACCGCCCGAGCGGGTCTTCGCCTACCTGGCCGACTTCACCCACACCGAGGAGTGGGACCCCGGCACCGTGCGCACCCACCGGGTCTCCGGCGACGGCGGCGTCGGCACGACGTACGCCAACACCTCGAGGTTCCTCGGCCGCGAGACCGACCTGACCTACGAGGTGCTGCGCCACGAGCCCGACCGCGTGGTGCAGCTGCGCGGCCGCAACAAGACCGTGACGGCCCTCGACACCATGGAGATCGCCCCGCACGGCAGCGGGTCGACGGTCACCTACACCGCCGACTTCGAGTTCAGCGGTGTGGCCAGGTACGTCGCGCCGCTGCTGCGCCCGGCGCTGAAGAAGCTCGGCGACGAGGCCGAGGCCGGCCTGCGCACCCACCTCGGCCGGCTCTGA
- the mdo gene encoding NDMA-dependent methanol dehydrogenase (This methanol dehydrogenase is considered a nicotinoprotein, since its NADP cofactor remains is not dissociable, but instead remains permanently bound. A member of this family has been shown to act as a formaldehyde dismutase, able to convert two molecules of formaldehyde (plus one water molecule) into one of methanol and one of formate, with no net change in its redox state. More recently, it was shown in Mycobacterium smegmatis that this enzyme is critical to ethanol utilization, for which the biosynthesis of the cofactor-like electron carrier mycofactocin is also required.) codes for MQVDELLKPFPIKEFHPFPRALMGPGAHELIGPEALKLGFRKTLVMTSGLRGTDIVNKIVESMKYHGLEVVVYDKVESNPKDYNVMDSVALYQENACDSFVSIGGGSSHDACKGARVSVAHDGRNVNEFEGFNMSENPKNPPHIAVSTTAGTGSETSWAYVITDTTTDPDNPHKYVAFDDASVTSLAIDDPVLYFDCPVDYTAQCGFDVLAHASEPYVSRLDFQPSLGNALHAIKLTNQHLRAAVWNGQDLAGREGMMYAQYIAAQAFNSGGLGIIHSISHAVSAFYDTHHGLNNAIALPRVWAFNMPAQYKRFADIARAMDIDTHGMTDVQAAEAALAASIRLLRDVGITEKFTEVTSDTYSKNRLGTGPTKFYEDAKVISGDDADVDRITNHVLGDACTPGNAKECTFETVRPVVDHCMNGDLDDLLQ; via the coding sequence ATGCAGGTAGACGAGCTGCTCAAGCCGTTCCCGATCAAGGAGTTCCACCCGTTCCCCAGGGCCTTGATGGGGCCGGGAGCCCACGAGCTGATCGGCCCGGAGGCCCTCAAGCTGGGCTTCAGGAAGACCCTGGTGATGACCTCGGGCCTGCGCGGCACCGACATCGTGAACAAGATCGTGGAGTCGATGAAGTACCACGGCCTCGAGGTGGTGGTCTACGACAAGGTGGAGTCCAACCCCAAGGACTACAACGTCATGGACTCGGTGGCGCTCTACCAGGAGAACGCCTGCGACTCCTTCGTCTCGATCGGCGGCGGCTCCTCCCACGACGCCTGCAAGGGCGCCCGCGTCTCGGTCGCCCACGACGGCCGCAACGTCAACGAGTTCGAGGGCTTCAACATGTCCGAGAACCCGAAGAACCCGCCGCACATCGCGGTCTCGACCACGGCCGGCACCGGCTCGGAGACCTCCTGGGCCTACGTCATCACCGACACCACCACCGACCCCGACAACCCGCACAAGTACGTCGCCTTCGACGACGCCTCGGTGACCTCCCTGGCCATCGACGACCCGGTGCTCTACTTCGACTGCCCGGTCGACTACACCGCCCAGTGCGGGTTCGACGTGCTGGCCCACGCCTCGGAGCCGTACGTCTCGCGCCTGGACTTCCAGCCGTCGCTGGGCAACGCGCTGCACGCCATCAAGCTGACCAACCAGCACCTGCGGGCGGCCGTGTGGAACGGCCAGGACCTGGCCGGCCGCGAGGGCATGATGTACGCGCAGTACATCGCCGCCCAGGCCTTCAACTCCGGTGGCCTGGGCATCATCCACTCGATCTCGCACGCCGTGTCGGCCTTCTACGACACCCACCACGGCCTCAACAACGCGATCGCGCTGCCGCGGGTCTGGGCGTTCAACATGCCGGCGCAGTACAAGCGCTTCGCCGACATCGCCCGGGCGATGGACATCGACACCCACGGCATGACCGACGTCCAGGCCGCCGAGGCCGCGCTCGCCGCCTCGATCCGGCTGCTGCGCGACGTCGGCATCACCGAGAAGTTCACCGAGGTCACCAGCGACACCTACTCCAAGAACCGCCTCGGCACCGGCCCGACGAAGTTCTACGAGGACGCCAAGGTGATCAGCGGCGACGACGCCGACGTCGACCGGATCACGAACCACGTGCTGGGTGACGCCTGCACCCCCGGCAACGCCAAGGAGTGCACGTTCGAGACGGTCCGCCCCGTCGTGGACCACTGCATGAACGGCGACCTGGACGACCTCCTGCAGTAG
- a CDS encoding cryptochrome/photolyase family protein has translation MAGQTTRWLFGDQLGPHFADDHDGDFLLIESRRVFARKRYHRAKAHLVLSAMRHRAVELGDRVRYVQSDTYVGGLGRRTRDLQVVAPTSYAARDLVDRLVADPDRPRDIERLAARGFVTSQADFAHWAEGRGGKRLLMEDFYRDARRRHGVLLEGSSPDPEGGRWNLDHENREPPPKGATTLGVDPPPWPEEDEIDAEVRADLDRWEADGDVSFLGQDGPRLFAATRAEAEAVLDHFLAHRLATFGAHEDAILEGDPWMSHSMLSAPMNLGLLDPLDVVRRAEEVYRSGDVPLASVEGFVRQVMGWRDYIWHLYWHLGPDYRRGNALQHRRELPDWFAELDGSATRARCLSHTLDGVAERGWVHHIPRLMVLGSYGLQRGWSPQELTDWFHRAFVDGYDWVMVPNVVGMSQHADGGVLATKPYTSGGAYLNKMSDHCGSCELKPTVRVGDDACPFTAGYWWFLDRHREELGANQRMARAVNGLGRLKDLPELVEQEERRGSSAP, from the coding sequence GTGGCCGGGCAGACCACCCGCTGGTTGTTCGGCGACCAGCTCGGACCGCACTTCGCCGACGACCACGACGGCGACTTCCTCCTGATCGAGTCGCGCCGGGTCTTCGCCCGCAAGCGCTACCACCGCGCCAAGGCCCACCTGGTGCTCTCGGCGATGCGCCACCGCGCGGTCGAGCTCGGGGACCGCGTCCGCTACGTGCAGTCCGACACCTACGTCGGCGGGCTGGGTCGGCGCACCCGCGACCTGCAGGTGGTCGCGCCCACGTCGTACGCCGCCCGCGACCTGGTCGACCGGCTCGTCGCGGACCCCGACCGGCCCCGTGACATCGAGCGGCTGGCTGCCCGCGGCTTCGTCACCAGCCAGGCCGACTTCGCCCACTGGGCCGAGGGGCGCGGCGGCAAGCGGCTGCTGATGGAGGACTTCTACCGCGACGCCCGGCGCCGCCACGGCGTGCTGCTCGAGGGCTCGTCCCCCGACCCGGAGGGCGGCCGGTGGAACCTCGACCACGAGAACCGCGAGCCCCCGCCGAAGGGAGCCACCACCCTCGGGGTCGACCCGCCGCCGTGGCCCGAGGAGGACGAGATCGACGCGGAGGTGCGCGCCGACCTCGACCGCTGGGAGGCCGACGGCGACGTGTCCTTCCTCGGCCAGGACGGGCCCCGGCTGTTCGCCGCCACCCGGGCCGAGGCCGAGGCCGTGCTCGACCACTTCCTGGCCCACCGGCTCGCGACCTTCGGCGCCCACGAGGACGCCATCCTCGAGGGCGACCCCTGGATGTCGCACTCGATGCTGTCCGCGCCCATGAACCTCGGCCTGCTCGACCCGCTCGACGTCGTACGACGGGCCGAGGAGGTCTACCGCTCGGGTGACGTCCCGCTCGCGTCGGTCGAGGGCTTCGTCCGCCAGGTGATGGGCTGGCGCGACTACATCTGGCACCTCTACTGGCACCTCGGGCCCGACTACCGCCGTGGCAACGCCCTGCAGCACCGCCGCGAGCTGCCCGACTGGTTCGCCGAGCTCGACGGGTCGGCGACCCGGGCGCGCTGCCTCTCGCACACCCTCGACGGCGTCGCCGAGCGCGGCTGGGTGCACCACATCCCGCGGCTGATGGTGCTCGGCAGCTACGGCCTGCAGCGCGGCTGGTCGCCGCAGGAGCTGACCGACTGGTTCCACCGCGCCTTCGTCGACGGCTACGACTGGGTGATGGTGCCCAACGTGGTCGGGATGTCGCAGCACGCCGACGGCGGGGTGCTGGCCACCAAGCCCTACACCTCGGGCGGCGCCTACCTCAACAAGATGTCGGACCACTGCGGGTCCTGCGAGCTGAAGCCGACGGTGCGCGTCGGGGACGACGCCTGCCCCTTCACCGCCGGCTACTGGTGGTTCCTCGACCGCCACCGCGAGGAGCTCGGTGCCAACCAGCGGATGGCGCGCGCCGTCAACGGCCTCGGCCGCCTCAAGGACCTGCCCGAGCTCGTCGAGCAGGAGGAGCGGCGCGGCAGCAGCGCGCCCTGA
- the mftM gene encoding mycofactocin oligosaccharide methyltransferase MftM, with product MSVQPLLGAAGPAPIDPLGPSRAVGWYVDDLVQVRAVAALRQWNRDSVRTDHFEVRHVGARVHVDHWVPTGRVDDDVAGLLADELFTPGWVRGSELFERIFTGVVRSSAPDPLEAWLVFYRNSLVQIEEAVRHPHLRSRPHAPSGHGTIGDYAPVHAHAEQLLAAGSVLDLGSCFGFLPLRLAGRGRQVTASDVSAGTMRLLGTVAPLLGVRLGTRVADAARFPAPAGSADTVLAIHLLEHLDHAHGARVLAEALRLARRRVVVAVPLEDEADATWGHVRTVTLDDLRAWGRATGLPHDVHEHHGGWLVVETG from the coding sequence ATGAGCGTCCAGCCCCTCCTGGGCGCCGCCGGGCCGGCCCCCATCGACCCGCTCGGGCCCTCGCGGGCCGTCGGGTGGTACGTCGACGACCTGGTGCAGGTGCGCGCCGTCGCCGCGCTGCGGCAGTGGAACCGCGACAGCGTGCGCACCGACCACTTCGAGGTGCGCCACGTCGGCGCGCGCGTCCACGTCGACCACTGGGTGCCCACCGGCCGCGTCGACGACGACGTCGCCGGCCTGCTGGCCGACGAGCTGTTCACCCCCGGCTGGGTGCGGGGCTCCGAGCTGTTCGAGCGGATCTTCACCGGCGTGGTGCGCAGCAGCGCCCCCGACCCCCTCGAGGCGTGGCTGGTCTTCTACCGCAACAGCCTGGTCCAGATCGAGGAGGCCGTGCGCCACCCCCACCTCCGCTCCCGGCCGCACGCGCCCAGCGGCCACGGGACCATCGGCGACTACGCCCCGGTGCACGCCCACGCGGAGCAGCTGCTCGCCGCCGGATCGGTGCTCGACCTCGGCAGCTGCTTCGGCTTCCTGCCGCTCCGGCTCGCCGGCCGCGGCCGCCAGGTCACCGCCTCCGACGTCTCGGCCGGCACGATGCGCCTGCTCGGCACCGTGGCCCCGCTGCTCGGCGTGAGGCTCGGCACCCGGGTCGCCGACGCCGCCCGCTTCCCCGCCCCCGCCGGCAGCGCCGACACCGTGCTCGCCATCCACCTCCTCGAGCACCTCGACCACGCCCACGGCGCCCGCGTCCTCGCCGAGGCCCTCCGCCTCGCCCGCCGCCGCGTCGTCGTCGCCGTCCCGCTGGAGGACGAGGCCGACGCCACCTGGGGCCACGTCCGCACCGTCACCCTCGACGACCTCCGCGCCTGGGGCCGCGCCACCGGGCTGCCGCACGACGTCCACGAGCACCACGGGGGGTGGCTCGTGGTGGAGACGGGGTGA
- a CDS encoding AAA family ATPase has product MADSAAPRPADFDSVAQTLERFADAGYFADERLATTVFLQTRLDKPVLLEGPAGVGKTQLATSLAAVTGRRLLRLQCYEGQDETKALYEWDYGKQMLYTQILREKIGQVVEDAADLHEAVERIAAQDSVFFSERFLAPRPLLEAIDSDEPVVLLIDEVDRADEALEAVLLELLSEFQISIPEIGTVRAKHLPYVVLTSNNTRDLSAALKRRCLHLFLDYPDAERELAIIRSKDTGLAESLAVRLVEIVRGLRELELRKSPSISETVDWARTLAVLGVEELTADVLSSTLNVVVKYERDLEKARRAIPLLVDPNRTVPDSRGGHGHGHGHGHGHDADHSHDEPEATSSAAPAALLDDGDVDGRAKRAAKDRPGRHDGAYGGVGGSSDDSRSADGKKVSASQGQRSFAARAARKRPV; this is encoded by the coding sequence GTGGCCGACTCCGCCGCCCCCCGCCCCGCCGACTTCGACAGCGTCGCCCAGACCCTCGAGCGCTTCGCCGACGCGGGCTACTTCGCCGACGAGCGCCTCGCCACCACCGTGTTCCTGCAGACCCGGCTGGACAAGCCGGTGCTGCTCGAGGGCCCCGCGGGGGTGGGCAAGACCCAGCTGGCCACCAGCCTGGCGGCCGTGACGGGCCGACGGCTGCTGCGGCTGCAGTGCTACGAGGGGCAGGACGAGACCAAGGCGCTCTACGAGTGGGACTACGGCAAGCAGATGCTCTACACGCAGATCCTGCGCGAGAAGATCGGCCAGGTGGTCGAGGACGCCGCCGACCTGCACGAGGCGGTCGAGCGGATCGCCGCGCAGGACAGCGTGTTCTTCTCCGAGCGCTTCCTCGCGCCGCGCCCGCTGCTGGAGGCCATCGACTCCGACGAGCCGGTCGTGCTGCTCATCGACGAGGTCGACCGGGCCGACGAGGCCCTCGAGGCGGTGCTGCTGGAGCTGCTCTCGGAGTTCCAGATCTCCATCCCCGAGATCGGCACCGTCCGGGCCAAGCACCTGCCCTACGTCGTGCTGACCTCCAACAACACCCGCGACCTCTCCGCGGCGCTCAAGCGGCGCTGCCTGCACCTGTTCCTCGACTACCCCGACGCCGAGCGCGAGCTGGCCATCATCCGCAGCAAGGACACCGGTCTGGCCGAGTCGCTGGCCGTGCGTCTGGTCGAGATCGTGCGGGGCCTGCGCGAGCTGGAGCTGCGCAAGTCGCCCAGCATCTCCGAGACCGTCGACTGGGCCCGCACCCTCGCGGTGCTCGGCGTGGAGGAGCTGACGGCCGACGTGCTGTCCTCGACGCTCAACGTCGTGGTCAAGTACGAGCGCGACCTCGAGAAGGCCCGCCGCGCCATCCCGCTGCTGGTGGACCCCAACCGCACCGTCCCCGACAGCCGCGGCGGCCACGGCCACGGGCACGGCCACGGCCACGGGCACGACGCGGACCACTCCCACGACGAGCCGGAGGCGACCTCGTCGGCGGCGCCCGCCGCCCTGCTCGACGACGGCGACGTCGACGGGCGGGCCAAGCGGGCCGCGAAGGACCGGCCCGGACGTCACGACGGGGCGTACGGCGGGGTCGGCGGCAGCTCGGACGACTCGCGCTCGGCCGACGGCAAGAAGGTGAGCGCCAGCCAGGGCCAGCGCTCCTTCGCCGCCCGCGCCGCTCGCAAGCGACCGGTCTAG
- a CDS encoding FUSC family protein — MKQHEAGAASTGAAGSTDPAGPMAGARARGQARADSGGGVLGRLRSRLAHLDPVRVVDLVQTVKTALAGGLAWWVATDLAHLDQAFLAPWAAVLVVHSTIYKAVTRGTQQVAATFFAVFLAFALGTLLGSGPWALGLLILVGYLIGQLRWVKEEASTIATTGLVTLATGSIAQPDLLASRLIDTAVGVGVGLAVNLLVWPPLRDRAAWSHTEQLPGELAEVLRKTAEGLGEDLDPRETKAWVRDIRRVDVHIDEAWRLLWQAKESGRMNPRRSQPTGTRELKKVLHQLEQGVADSLSMARNVASSAEDRTDWDPAFRERWRAIALSTADAVQDQDLETLKGLCDDLEEITHEFADARLSADEWREYAGLVMNLRNVHDALTRAVEWELESTPDRRRSKRQLSPQELLRRERRSAQRRASRSGS; from the coding sequence GTGAAGCAGCACGAGGCAGGGGCCGCGTCGACCGGCGCGGCGGGGTCCACGGACCCGGCAGGACCGATGGCGGGCGCCCGCGCCCGCGGGCAGGCGCGGGCCGACTCCGGGGGCGGCGTGCTCGGCCGGCTGCGCTCGCGGCTGGCGCACCTCGACCCGGTGCGGGTCGTCGACCTGGTGCAGACCGTCAAGACCGCCCTGGCCGGCGGCCTCGCGTGGTGGGTGGCGACCGACCTGGCCCACCTCGACCAGGCGTTCCTGGCGCCGTGGGCGGCCGTGCTGGTGGTCCACTCGACGATCTACAAGGCGGTCACGCGCGGCACCCAGCAGGTGGCGGCCACCTTCTTCGCGGTCTTCCTCGCCTTCGCGCTCGGCACCCTGCTCGGCTCGGGCCCCTGGGCGCTGGGCCTGCTCATCCTCGTGGGCTACCTCATCGGCCAGCTGCGCTGGGTCAAGGAGGAGGCCAGCACCATCGCCACCACCGGCCTGGTGACGCTGGCCACCGGCTCGATCGCCCAGCCCGACCTGCTGGCCAGCCGGCTGATCGACACCGCGGTCGGCGTCGGCGTCGGCCTCGCGGTCAACCTGCTGGTCTGGCCGCCGCTGCGCGACCGGGCGGCGTGGTCGCACACCGAGCAGCTCCCCGGTGAGCTCGCCGAGGTGCTGCGCAAGACGGCCGAGGGGCTGGGCGAGGACCTCGACCCCCGGGAGACCAAGGCCTGGGTCCGCGACATCCGGCGCGTCGACGTCCACATCGACGAGGCCTGGCGGCTGCTGTGGCAGGCCAAGGAGAGCGGCCGGATGAACCCCCGCCGCTCCCAGCCCACCGGCACCCGCGAGCTGAAGAAGGTGCTCCACCAGCTCGAGCAGGGCGTGGCCGACTCGCTCAGCATGGCCCGCAACGTGGCCAGCAGCGCCGAGGACCGCACCGACTGGGACCCCGCCTTCCGCGAGCGGTGGCGGGCGATCGCGCTGAGCACGGCCGACGCGGTGCAGGACCAGGACCTCGAGACCCTCAAGGGGCTGTGCGACGACCTCGAGGAGATCACCCACGAGTTCGCCGACGCGCGGCTCTCGGCCGACGAGTGGCGCGAGTACGCCGGCCTGGTGATGAACCTGCGCAACGTGCACGACGCCCTCACCAGGGCCGTCGAGTGGGAGCTGGAGTCCACCCCCGACCGGCGCCGGAGCAAGCGCCAGCTCTCGCCGCAGGAGCTGCTGCGCCGCGAGCGCCGCTCCGCCCAGCGCCGGGCCTCGCGGTCCGGCTCGTAG
- a CDS encoding VWA domain-containing protein, producing MEGAVHRFIRLLRLHGLRVSTAEAVDAMHAVAQPSVLEDRAVLKSALAVSLVKDRRDLASFDLVFDRFFGLEAVVPTEDDTAHSHSHDDLSDEGELEQFTLSEEPGDVPEDGHSHGKPDDIKEYFRPEDMAQQYNLHQEANKIDIAALTDEIVLSNDTEGSAGEAARVQISTSRMHNPGNPGDLVSAPGLQLDTELSVAEEMALLAWLDERDDGDPMVDEVREADTLAALRQALAPFLDQLPARLKEHLEKLMSMEREIEEREFEQAQAETVDETERAQLEEAIRRLVRSLHGAPRPRRKASTRGVVDGARTMRANMKYDGVPFRPVTVSKVEDRPRLLVLCDVSLSVRSAARFTLHLVHSLQSVTSSVRTFAFVSDLVEITDLFAEHRTEEALSLVLAGLPANGVLDVDADSDYGTAFEGFLERYGSAVNRRTTLIVLGDGRSNGRDPGLAAFAELSRRARETVWLTPEPRYSWGLGRCDLPAYEEHCSRVQVVRNLSGLDRATLAASPGAR from the coding sequence GTGGAGGGCGCCGTCCACCGGTTCATCCGGCTGCTCCGGCTGCACGGCCTGCGCGTCAGCACCGCCGAGGCGGTCGACGCGATGCACGCCGTGGCGCAGCCGAGCGTGCTCGAGGACCGGGCCGTGCTCAAGTCGGCGCTGGCCGTGAGCCTGGTCAAGGACCGCCGCGACCTGGCCTCCTTCGACCTGGTCTTCGACCGGTTCTTCGGCCTGGAGGCCGTGGTCCCGACCGAGGACGACACGGCGCACTCCCACTCCCACGACGACCTGTCCGACGAGGGCGAGCTGGAGCAGTTCACGCTCTCCGAGGAGCCCGGCGACGTGCCCGAGGACGGCCACTCCCACGGCAAGCCCGACGACATCAAGGAGTACTTCCGGCCCGAGGACATGGCCCAGCAGTACAACCTGCACCAGGAGGCCAACAAGATCGACATCGCGGCGCTCACCGACGAGATCGTGCTCTCCAACGACACCGAGGGCAGCGCCGGCGAGGCCGCGCGGGTCCAGATCAGCACCAGCCGGATGCACAACCCGGGCAACCCCGGCGACCTGGTCAGCGCGCCCGGCCTGCAGCTGGACACCGAGCTGTCGGTCGCCGAGGAGATGGCCCTGCTGGCCTGGCTCGACGAGCGCGACGACGGCGACCCGATGGTGGACGAGGTGCGCGAGGCCGACACCCTGGCCGCGCTGCGGCAGGCGCTGGCGCCGTTCCTCGACCAGCTCCCGGCGCGCCTGAAGGAGCACCTCGAGAAGCTGATGTCGATGGAGCGCGAGATCGAGGAGCGGGAGTTCGAGCAGGCCCAGGCCGAGACCGTCGACGAGACCGAGCGCGCCCAGCTCGAGGAGGCGATCCGCCGGCTGGTCAGGAGCCTGCACGGCGCCCCCCGCCCGCGCCGCAAGGCCTCGACCCGCGGGGTGGTCGACGGGGCGCGGACGATGCGCGCCAACATGAAGTACGACGGGGTGCCGTTCCGCCCGGTCACCGTCAGCAAGGTCGAGGACCGACCGCGGCTGCTCGTGCTGTGCGACGTGTCGCTCTCGGTGCGCTCCGCGGCCCGCTTCACCCTGCACCTGGTGCACAGCCTGCAGTCGGTGACCTCCTCGGTGCGGACCTTCGCCTTCGTCTCCGACCTGGTCGAGATCACCGACCTGTTCGCCGAGCACCGCACCGAGGAGGCGCTCTCGCTCGTGCTGGCGGGGCTGCCGGCCAACGGCGTCCTCGACGTCGACGCGGACTCCGACTACGGCACCGCCTTCGAGGGGTTCCTGGAGCGCTACGGGTCGGCGGTCAACCGTCGCACGACGCTGATCGTGCTGGGCGACGGCCGCAGCAACGGCCGCGACCCCGGCCTGGCGGCGTTCGCCGAGCTGAGCCGGCGGGCGCGCGAGACGGTGTGGCTGACGCCCGAGCCGCGGTACTCCTGGGGGCTCGGCCGGTGCGACCTCCCGGCGTACGAGGAGCACTGCAGCCGCGTCCAGGTGGTCCGCAACCTCTCGGGCCTGGACCGCGCCACCCTCGCCGCGAGCCCCGGCGCCCGATGA
- the larA gene encoding nickel-dependent lactate racemase, which translates to MSTDPASSTVTVRLAYGEDGLEVELPADRTTVVEPTYADAAADERAALRTALREPVAGPPLRELVRPGQTVAISMCDGTRPQPRHLMIPAVLEELDGIVDLADVVVLVATGTHRGNTEQEVRAMLGDVADQVRVVNHDARDDASLVWLGRHGRDVPVFLNRLWVEADVRITTGFVEPHFFAGFSGGPKLVAPGLAGLETVLTLHDAARIGDPRATWAVCEGNPVHDDIRAVVAAVGDVHFGLDVVLNREQRIVQAFGGSLPEMHAAARAASQRLAMQPVPALFDVVVTTNAGYPLDQNLYQAVKGMSAGMTVVRPGGTIVCAAECRDGFPDHGSYREVLASESSPEALLATIAARERTVPDQWQVQVQAKVQSHADVVVHSSYLSAPDLASAHLGHTDDVAETVLRALHDSGPDSRVCVLPEGPQTIPYVAG; encoded by the coding sequence ATGAGCACCGATCCCGCGAGCAGCACCGTGACCGTCCGGCTGGCGTACGGCGAGGACGGGCTGGAGGTGGAGCTCCCGGCCGACCGCACGACCGTGGTCGAGCCGACGTACGCCGACGCGGCCGCCGACGAGCGGGCCGCGCTGCGCACCGCCCTGCGCGAGCCGGTCGCGGGCCCACCCCTGCGCGAGCTGGTCCGCCCGGGCCAGACGGTCGCGATCTCGATGTGCGACGGCACCCGGCCGCAGCCTCGGCACCTGATGATCCCGGCCGTGCTCGAGGAGCTCGACGGGATCGTCGACCTCGCCGACGTGGTGGTCCTGGTCGCCACCGGCACCCACCGCGGCAACACCGAGCAGGAGGTCCGCGCGATGCTCGGCGACGTCGCCGACCAGGTGCGGGTGGTCAACCACGACGCCCGCGACGACGCGTCGCTGGTGTGGCTGGGCCGCCACGGCCGCGACGTGCCCGTCTTCCTCAACCGGCTCTGGGTCGAGGCCGACGTCCGGATCACCACCGGGTTCGTCGAGCCGCACTTCTTCGCCGGCTTCAGCGGCGGCCCCAAGCTGGTCGCCCCCGGCCTGGCCGGGCTCGAGACGGTGCTGACCCTGCACGACGCCGCCCGCATCGGCGACCCGCGCGCGACCTGGGCGGTCTGCGAGGGCAACCCGGTCCACGACGACATCCGCGCGGTCGTGGCCGCCGTCGGCGACGTCCACTTCGGGCTCGACGTGGTCCTCAACCGCGAGCAGAGGATCGTCCAGGCCTTCGGCGGCTCGCTGCCCGAGATGCACGCCGCCGCCCGCGCCGCCTCCCAGCGCCTCGCCATGCAGCCGGTGCCGGCCCTGTTCGACGTCGTGGTGACGACCAACGCGGGCTACCCGCTCGACCAGAACCTCTACCAGGCCGTGAAGGGCATGTCGGCCGGCATGACCGTCGTGCGCCCGGGCGGCACGATCGTGTGCGCCGCCGAGTGCCGCGACGGCTTCCCCGACCACGGCTCCTACCGCGAGGTCCTCGCCTCCGAGTCCTCCCCCGAGGCCCTGCTGGCCACCATCGCCGCCCGCGAGCGCACCGTGCCCGACCAGTGGCAGGTGCAGGTCCAGGCCAAGGTGCAGTCGCACGCCGACGTGGTCGTCCACTCGTCGTACCTCAGCGCCCCCGACCTCGCCTCCGCCCACCTCGGCCACACCGACGACGTCGCCGAGACCGTCCTCCGGGCCCTCCACGACTCCGGCCCCGACTCCCGGGTGTGCGTCCTGCCCGAGGGGCCGCAGACGATCCCGTACGTCGCGGGGTGA
- a CDS encoding MadR family response regulator transcription factor, with protein MIDTPTRPAEGTAAASGAAYVDIMLVDDHAIVRQGLSSILQREPDLRVVAEASSPRQAMAEVERTRPDIVLMDLKLSASSDSEGIDLCAELTRAHPGVGVLVLTTFLDDQLVLRAIRAGARGYVVKDVDTSALIRAIRDVSRGESAFDARSAAAMVRGLNAPAVEESARLTQREEEVLVLLAHGLSNRDIGRELFVSETTAKFHVGNILRKLGVASRAEAVYQGGKLGLIR; from the coding sequence GTGATCGACACGCCCACCCGCCCCGCCGAGGGCACCGCGGCCGCGAGCGGCGCGGCGTACGTCGACATCATGCTGGTCGACGACCACGCCATCGTCCGCCAGGGCCTGAGCAGCATCCTGCAGCGCGAGCCCGACCTGCGGGTGGTCGCCGAGGCGTCCTCGCCGCGGCAGGCGATGGCCGAGGTCGAGCGCACCCGCCCCGACATCGTGCTGATGGACCTCAAGCTCTCGGCCTCCTCCGACAGCGAGGGCATCGACCTGTGCGCCGAGCTGACCCGCGCCCACCCGGGCGTCGGCGTGCTGGTGCTGACGACCTTCCTCGACGACCAGCTGGTGCTGCGGGCGATCCGGGCCGGGGCGAGGGGCTACGTCGTCAAGGACGTCGACACCTCCGCGCTGATCCGCGCGATCCGCGACGTCTCGCGCGGCGAGAGCGCCTTCGACGCCCGGTCCGCCGCCGCGATGGTGCGGGGCCTCAACGCGCCCGCCGTGGAGGAGTCGGCGCGGCTGACCCAGCGAGAGGAGGAGGTGCTGGTGCTGCTGGCCCACGGGCTGTCCAACCGCGACATCGGGCGCGAGCTGTTCGTCTCCGAGACGACCGCGAAGTTCCACGTCGGCAACATCCTGCGCAAGCTCGGGGTGGCCAGCCGGGCCGAGGCGGTCTACCAGGGCGGCAAGCTCGGGCTGATCCGCTGA